CCCTCGCAGTTGTTCATTTGTCGGAAATTTTATTATTTGCATATATTTACCTGATCATTTGATCGATCGAAAGCACAAGTATTCCCTCAGCACCGGCCCGTTTAAGAGCGTCGACAACTTCCCAAAAGTCAGCTTCGCCGACCACCGAGTGCATCGACACCCAGCCCGGTTCGGCAAGCGGCAATATCGACGGGCTTCGCATTCCGGGCAGGATAGCCCGGATCTCATCGGCCCGCTGAGTCGGGGCATTTAGGAGAATGTACTTGTTTTGAGACGCGGCCTTAACGCTGCGAATGCGGAAAAGCAATTGGTCGAGTATGTCCTGTTGCTCGCCCCCGAGCGTTTGACGGGCGATCAGCACAGCCTCGGACGACATCACGGTCTCGACCTCTCTGAGCCCATTCGAAAACAGTGTGCTGCCGGAACTGACCAGATCACAAACTGCGTCGGCAACCCCGATAGACGGGGCGATCTCGACCGAACCGCTGATCTCGTGAATATCCGCGGCGACACCGCGTTCTGAAAAGTATTTATGAAGTATCGTTGGATAACTGGTCGCGACGCGGCGGCCCGCGAGGTCGGCGAGGGCAGTATAGTCAAATGCCTTAGGCACGGCTATTGACAGTCGGCAACGGCCAAATCCGAGTCTCTCGATCGTATCGACCGACACGGGACTCTCGGCGAGTACATTCTCTCCGACGATGCCGATATCCGCGACGCCATCGGCAACGTAGGATGGAATATCATCGTCACGCAGGAAATATATCTCCAGCGGAAAGTCGTAAGCCTCGGCCCGCAGTTTGCCAAGTCCCTTGGAAAAGCGGATCCCGCATCTTTGCAGCATATCGGCCGAACCGTCCGCTAATCGTCCTTGTTTTTGTAATGCGATCTTTAATTTCATATATGTAAAAACGACAAAGCGACGCCCTTTGAATCTATTCAAGGTTTGCGTCGCAAATAAAACTTATTTTGTAGAGTTATCTAAAAAACTATGTTCGATCCACGCGCAAATGGGTATGCACGTGGTGGTGGAAGGTATGGATGTAAGTAAAGGCCCTAAGCATCGTATCTATATTAAAAACATACCGAGCCGGTAATTGCAAATCCGTTTGTGTGGGCCGATGTGCTAAAATTTTGACTTTGACCATGGAAACTGCATCGCAAGACACCGTAATATTGGAATTTGGCAAACGTATTCAGCGTTGTTACGGCTGCTTTATCGCCTATCACCTAAAGGATCTGTATCTCGGCGAGGACGTCACGTTCTTTTGCGAAAACTGCAAGGACGATACTATGTTCCACTTCGAAGATTTTTCGCGTCTGCTGGACATCTCGAAGCTGAAAGAAGTATCGGAAGATGACCATCATCATTGATGAAAACGGCAACACTCCACATCGATGCTCCCGACGGCGTCCGTGTCGTGACGCTCGATGACGAACTGACGATCGGCCGCACAATGCCGTCGCAACTCGTGCTGAGCGACAGCGGGCTTTCACGCAAAAATACAACTATATTTCGTGACGAAGACGAGATCCTGGTCGTCGACGAAGACTCGACGAATGGTACATTTCTCAACGGCGAACGTATTAGCGGCGCACCGCGGAGGTTGACGAGCGGCGATAAACTCTCGATCGGGAGTTCGACGACGATCCGTGTCGAGATCGAGGGTGTCCCATCAGCTATTACGCCACCGCCCGCGCCCGCCGAGGCGTCACTGCCAACGCCATTGCCAACACTCACACCGGCGGCACCAACGGTCGCGGCGGAGTCCGGCGACTCACAGACCAAGATGCTGATCGCGGCGGGAGCACTGACGTTCCTCATAGTTTTCGGAGCATTGATCGCTCTGCTGGTCGTCACCCGAAACGGCGGCGGCGGTGGAACGGCGGCAAACGGCGGCACGACAAGACCGGTGCTGGCGTCGGGCCTGATACCAAAACGCGTCATCGACCCGCTCGGCGGTGAGGACGAGGACGACCTGGATGATCTGATCGCATCGTGGGAAACCGAAGAAAAAGAGCTCGACACAACGTCGGTCGCCGACATTACGGCTGATCCGACCAAGACGGAAGATGCTGACCTAAATGTGACATCCGCATTTCTGGCGGCCCAAGAGCGTAAGTCACTTGAGGCTCGAAGCGGCGAAACCGGCATCCGTCCGGCGGGCCTCGATGTGCCCAAAGAGCTCTTTGGCGACGGCGTGATCAAACAAAAAGCCAAACTGACGCAGATGAAAAGCACCGGATATCTCCAGCCGATGGATTTTGCGGAGCTCGCTGATAAGCGTCTGAAACAAGAGCTGATCGAAATGCCGATGGCGACAAAGAGCTTTTATCTGGTCGTCGGCGGTAGTGCGGGCGAGGGGCCGTTCACCTCGTTCAATTTTCAAACCGGTAATGCAGAGATCGCTCAAGGTTCGCCCAAGTACAAAACGCTCGAACAGTTGGCCGCAAACTTCGGCGGTCAAAAGTATGACGTCAATAATTCGGCCGATCGCAAGCAGATGCGGATCAGGCTCTTGAGAATGTTCAACAAGCGGGCAAAACCGGTACTCGAAGAGGTGGCAAACGCGTATTTGGAAAAATTTGGACGGCCGCTGAGAGTAACCTCGTTGACCCGTTCGATGGACTATCAGATCAGCCTTAATGCGACCAACGCAAACTCATTTAAGGTGCGCGGCGAAGGCTCGCTGCCGCCGCACACGTCGGGCTGCGCATTTGACCTCGCCCGCAAGCATATGACGGCGGACGAGCAAAATTTTGTGATGGCAAAGCTCGCCGAGATGGAGCGTGCAAACAAATTGGACGCACTTATCGAATACGGCACCAACGCCTGCTGGCACATCTTCATCTACTTCGACGGCGTACCGCCGCGAATGTGACGTTTAGAACAATTAAGCAATAAACTGCTGCCCCGCATACATCTGATTTCCCCGATCAGGCTACACCGTCGACTGCCGCCGCCGCGTATTAAGTTGCGGGGTTTTTGGACAATCAGCCCGGCAATTCTTAGACTTGAACAATAGATGGAAAATGGCTCGAAAAACAAAAAGACGCTGACCGGCCTCGCCGCGCGTCTTGGGCGACTGCCGAGCGACAAAAAGCGGGCGGCGCTTGAGACAAGTGCGGCACTTGCGGGTGTCAGCCTGCGTGTCAGTCGCAAATTTGTCGAGGCAGTGCCGCGAGCCGCTAAACTGCTCTCGGCCGACGATCTGCGGCTGTGGGGTGAGGTGGGCCGCCGCCTGGCTATGGGCAGTGCCGATGTCGGAGCCGCATTTTTCGCCGATGGCGTTGCGGGCCTGAAGCCGGTGCCTGAGAACTCCCGAGCGGCCGTATTTCAGATCTGCACGCGGCAATTGGTGCTGTCGAGTTCGATCGCTCTGGAGACATTTCGGGCGGTACCGGAGATCGCCCGCGAGGTCGACGACGAACAACTGTTGGCGGAGATATTTGCCGTTGCGTTCGAGATCGCGCAGCGATCGGCAAAGCACAGTGCCGAGTTTTTGCAACATACTCCGGCGGTTGCGGCGGCGATCAGAGCAAACGGCGACAACGGCGAAGTGGCCGCCGCCGCGATCGCTCTCGCACGCCAATTTGCCGAGCGAACCGGTGGAATGACTGCAGATCTCTGGAGCGGTCTGCCGGACACTCTGGCCAAGGTGTCGTCTGACAACGCGGTCAAACTACTGCATTGTGCGGGACAATTCCTGGAGTTTGGCGGGAGCGTGACATTGCATTTCGTATCGTCGGGCGGCGACGTTCTGGGTGCGTGCGAATCAGCGTTTGACGATTGGACGCTGGTTGCGAGGACGGTCGCACGGCACGGAAATGCCGTACTGATCGCCTTTCTGCGGACCACGCCAAAGGTCATCGCGGCCCTCACACGTAATAAACGCGAAGACCACAGTCAGGCCGTCGGCCGCGTTCTGCAGCTAACGGCTAAGATCGCCGAAACCGACGCCGAAAGTGCCCTGGCCGCATTTAAGTCGAGTGCGGCGGCATTGCGAACGGTTTCGCTTGAGCAATTTGAGGAATGGGTCGAGACCGGGATCAAGGAGCGTAGCGGCGATTCGTCAAAGGCACGGCGAAGCTATTTTGCGCTTGAGACACGCGAATCCAATTCGCGTCTGCAGCGGGCTCGTCTGGGTTTGCCGCTCGAAAAGGTCCAGTCCGTTTTGCGTATGTACGTCGAGGCGCTGACTGGCAAAGAGGTCGAGGTCGCCCCGATCACCGAAATCCCTCAGGAGTCGCGGATCGGTGACGGTAAAACCATTTATTTGCCGAGTGCGGTCGCCGAGTTTGAAGACGACGAAATGGATTTTCGGCTGTACAAGGTGCTCGCCGCACACGGTGCCGGACAGATCGAATTCGGCACCTTCGAAAAGGACACCGATGGACTAAAGGCGGCGTTTACTGAGTTGAGCGAGCTTTATGAGGCGACCGCCGATCAAACGGACGCGTTTTCGCTCGCAGGCTATATCGAGGATGTGCAGAAGGGCGAACGAGCGCTCTCGAACGACGAGATCGCCGCGGAAAAGCGTCGAAAAAAGAAAAAACTGCCGAAAGGTTCGGATTACCGAGACGTTTTGACCACCTTTCCCGAGCCGCGTCTGGCCCGAAAGATATTCGGCACGATGGAGAACGCCCGCATCGACGGGCGTCTGCGGGGCGTGTACCGCGGCCTCCGAAAGGACCTTGATCTGATGCAGAAATTTTTGCGTGAGAATCGGCCGTATATTTTCGACCTGCCGATGCATCAGGTGCCGTTCGAGTTATTGTTTCAGATCACGATGTGCGGCGGTGCGACCGATGACGCAAGGAAATTTTACGGGCAAGTCGTGTCCGAGATCGAGGCGATCATTGAGAAGTATGTTGCCTTTGACCGTCGCGGCGATCGCGTCACGACGGTGGCCGATTCGATAATGGCGACGAGCCGCATTTACACGCTCTTTCAGACAGTCACGCCTGAGCAAAATCAGGATGCCGAAAGCGAACAGACCGACGATAATAGCGAATTTGCCTACGACGATAAGGACGCTGCCGAGGCCGTCACCGAGGATCAGGTAAAACGCGAAAAGCCAAAGGAAGCCAAGGACGTTTCCGACCTTTTCAATGCGTGGAACAGCCTCGACGACGAGGGCGAACCCGACGAACTGCAGGGCTCGGAGGCTTGGTCGCAAAGCGAGATGCCCGAGCAAGCCCTGGAGTCCGACGATGTTGCCTTTGCCTACGACGAATGGGATCGTGAGTTGAACGACTACCGTGTCGGCTGGAGCCGCGTAATCGAGAAACGTGTAAAGCAGGGCGACCGCACCTTTGTCGAACTTGCGCGTTCGCGGTATCGCGGCGTGATCGCGTCGATCAGACATCAGTTTCAGCTAATGAAACCCGAAAATCTGACAAGGGTCAATCGCGAGATCGACGGCGAGGATTATGATCTGAATGCCCTGGTCGAATTTGTCGTCGATCGTCGTGCCGACGGACGGCAATCAGAAAACATCTATACCAAAAAGCTGAGGCGCCAGCGTGACGTCGCAGTTTCTCTGCTGCTCGACCAATCGTCGTCGACGGCCAGGACGATCACGCGAAATCCGCTCCAGCCCTACACACATCCGGGCCGGCGGATCATCGAGATCGAAAAAGAAGGCTTGGTGCTGATGAGCGAGGCTCTCGAGGCGGTCGGCGACGTGTATTCGATCGCCGGGTTTACCAGCGAGGGTCGGCGAAACGTGAAGTTTTATGTCGTAAAGGATTTTGACGAGAAATACTCCGAGGAGATCGAGCGTCGCATCGGCGGCATTACCTTTCAGAACAACACTCGGCTCGGGGCCGCTATACGCCACGCCGCGCATAAACTGCTGCGGCAAGAGTCGCGGACCAAATTGCTCATCATCCTGACCGACGGCCGGCCGTACGACCACGATTACGGCGATGCCCGCTATGCCCGCGAGGACGTTCGCGAGGCTCTGACCGAAGCAAAAATGAGCGGCATCACGCCGTTTTGCATTACGGTCGACCGCGAGTCTGAGGCCGAACTCCGCGATCTGTACGGCGACGTCGGCTATACGATCATCGACGATGTCCTCTCGCTGCCCGAAAGGATGCCGAATATTTATCGACGACTGACCAGCTAGTGCGGTGAGATTGACAATGCATAGACCGGAAACAGTATTCCTCTTCGACGTGGATAACACGCTGCTCGACAATGACAGTGTGACGGAGGATCTGCGGGCGTTTCTCGAGGATGAAGTTGGTAAGGATCGCAGTGATCATTACTGGGAGATATTCGAAAAGTTGCGAAACGAGCGTGGCTATGCGGATTATCTAGGGGCTTTGCAGCGATACCGGATCGCAAATCCGTACGACTCGCACTTATTGGCGATGTCTACCTTTCTGATAAATTATCCGTTCGCCGACCGCTTGTTTCCGTACTCGCTGGAGGTGATCAAACATTGCCGAACGATGGGAAAGGTCGTGATACTGACCGACGGCGACGTCGTCTTTCAGCCGCGAAAGATCGAGAGCTCAGGCCTTTTCAATGCCGTCGACGGCAACATCCTGATCTACGTCCACAAGGAACAAGAACTTGCCGACGTCGAGCGTCGTTATCCGGCCGAGCATTACGTTTTGGTCGATGACAAGGTTCGCATCCTCACCGCGATCAAAAACATTTGGGGCGAACGCGTGACCACCGTATTTCCGCGTCAGGGCCACTACGCTCTCGACACCGAGCAGGTCGCCAAATACCCCGCCGCCGACATCACGGTCGAACGCATCGGCGATATCCTGGCTATCGAATCCTTCTAAAACTTATCCTACTTCGCGATCTTCGCGGCTTTGCGCTAAAAATCTTCTCACGCAAAGCCGCGAAGACCGCCAAGGAAAAAAGTGACCCAATAGCGGCGACGGCGGTATTCTGCTACCCTCAGAGGTTTACTATGAATATCGTCTCGCTCGAAAATGTCTCTAAGAATTTTGGCTTCAAGCCGCTTTTTGAAAATGTGACCCTAGGTCTCGAGGATCGCGACAAGATCGGCATTATCGGTGCGAACGGCTCGGGTAAATCGACGCTCTTAAAGATCATCGCCGGGCTCGAAGAACCCGATACCGGACGCGTCGTGAGGGCAAAGGGCAAGTCGCTCGCTTTTCTGTCGCAAAACCCGCAGTTCGACGACCAACTGACGGTACTCGAGACGATCTTTGCCTCGAGTAGCGGCGTGATGCAGACCATACGGGATTACGAGGCGGTCTGTCACGATCTCGCCGCCGGCCAGCACGATGCCGCAACTCTCCAGAGAATGTCCGATCTGCAGCACGAACTCGATACCAGCGGCGGTTGGGAGGTCGAGGCAAATGCCCGTGCTGTCCTGACGCGACTCGAGATCACCGACACCTCGGCCAAGATGGGCACGCTCTCAGGCGGCCAGCGTAAGCGCGTCGCCCTTGCTCACGAACTCATCTTTAAGCCCGACATCCTGATCCTCGATGAGCCGACCAATCATCTCGACGCCGATACGATCGAGTGGCTTGAGGAATATCTGTCACGCTACACGGGCGTCCTCTTGCTGGTCACGCACGACCGCTACTTTCTCGATCGAGTCACGAGTCGCATCTTCGAGGTAGATCGCGGTGCGATCCAGAATTTTAACGGAAACTACGCCTACTATCTCGAAAAAAAAGCTGAGCAGGACACACTTCGCGAGGTCGAGGGCCACAAACGCGACCAACTGATCAAAAAAGAACTCGCCTGGTTGCGTCGCGGAGCAAAGGCCCGAACACGCAAATCGAAACATCGCATCGAGGCCGCCCATACGCTGATGGCGATCCCGAAAGAGCAGGCCAAGGGCGAGGTCGATATCGCGATCGGCTCAAAACGCCTCGGTTCAAAGGTCATCGAATTCAACAATATTTCGAAATCCTACGGCGACGCGACCTTGATCGACGGCTTTACATACCTGCTCAAACGCGATGACCGCATCGGCATCATCGGTGCCAACGGCAGCGGCAAAACGACTTTGCTTGATATTATCACCGGCCGCATCGAGCCGACCGGCGGCGAGATCGAGATGGGAACGACAGTTCACATCGGCTATTACGACCAGGAAAGCCGAGCTCTGAACGACGAACAGCGCGTGATCGATTACATCCGCGACGTCGCCGAATACGTCACGACCAACGAAGGCATTCAGATCACCGCGGGCAAAATGCTCGAGCGTTTTCTCTTCGCCCCGGCGGCTCAGTACGCCGTCATCGGCAACCTATCGGGCGGCGAACGCCGTCGCCTTTACCTGCTACGGATCCTTATGGGCTCGCCAAACGTCCTGTTGCTCGATGAGCCGACCAACGATCTCGACATCCCGACGCTCATCGCCCTCGAGGAGTATCTCGACGATTTCGGCGGCGCTCTGATCGTCGTCAGCCACGACCGCTACTTTCTGGATCGGACGATCGAAAGCGTTTTTCGATTTGAGCCCGGCGGACACGTTCGCGAATATACCGGCGACTATTCCGCCTATCTCGAGCGACGCGAAGTCGAGGAAGCCCAGCTCAAGGATCAGGGAAGTGTAAAGCCTCCCGAAAAGCCCTTGGCCGTGCCGGCGGCCGAAAAACCAAAAGGTAAAAAGCTCTCATTCAAGGAGCTTCGCGAGTATGAGGAGCTCGAGATCCGTATTGCACAAACCGAAAAACGGCTGCCCGAGATCGATACTGACCTCGCGGCCGCCGCCAGCGATGCAGGCCGTGTACACGAGCTTTTTGTCGAACAGCAAAAGCTCAACGACCGTCTCGAGATTGATATGGCCCGCTGGGCCGACCTCGCCGAGCGTCACGATGCCTGACGCCGCGAAGATTGGTACTATCAGAGAATGGAGAAATTAAGGATCACGCTACTCGGAATGTTTTGCTGTTCGCTATTGTTTGCCGCCTGCGGCAATGCGGCGACAGGCTTTGGCGAAAACCAGGTCTTTGAGTCGCACGCAAAAGACGCTCGGTTTCGCGTCGAGACCATCGCCTCCGGCCTCGAGATCCCTTGGGGATTTGCCTGGCTCCCGAATAAAGATCTGATCTTTACCGAGCGTCCCGGACGTGTGCGTATCATTCAGAACGGCAAGCTGAGGGCCGAACCGGTATTTGTCGTTCCGGACGTCGAGCCGTCGGGCGAGAGCGGCCTGATGGACATCTCGCTCCATCCCGACTTTGCCAAAAACCGCTTTATATATCTGGCGTACTCGTACAATAAAGAGGGAAAGCGCGTAAAGGTAATGCGCTATAAATACGCTGACGGTAAGTTTACCGAACCGAAAGTGATCGTCGAGGACGTGCCCGGAGCTCCGAATCACGCCGGTATGCGGTGCCGGTTCGGCCCCGACGGTAAGCTGTACGTCACGACGGGCGACTCGACCGATTGGAGTCTGGCACAAAAGCTCGAGTCGCTGGCCGGCAAAACGCTAAGGCTCAATGATGACGGCACGATCCCGTCCGATAATCCGTTTATTAAGACGGCCGCAGCACGGCCTGAGATCTGGAGTTACGGCCACCGAAACGCTCAGGGATTGGCGTGGCAACCCGGTTCCGGGCTGATGTTTCAGACCGAGCACGGACCGAGCTCATTTGAGGGCAAAGGGTCAGGCGGCGATGAAGTGAATATCGTCGAGGCGGGCAATAATTTAGGCTGGCCCGATATCCACCACAACGAAAAACGCGAAGGTATGATCTCGCCTCTGCTCGAATACAGTCCCGCGTGTGCACCCGGCAGCGGTATGTTCTACAACGGCTCAGCGTTTCCCGCTTTCAAGGGAAATTTCTTTTTTGGCTGCCTGCGCGGTGCACGCATCACGCGGGTTACACTCGACGGCCGCCGGGTCACAGCACAGGAAAACCTGCTCGAGGGCATCGTCGGACGAATTCGGGAAATGTCCGAAGGCCCCGACGGCTATATCTATTTCTCGACATCTAATCGCGACGGCCGGGCAAATCCCGCTAAGGACGACGACCGAATAATGCGGCTCGTGCCGGCGAAATAGTTGATCAGATCAGTTTTTTGACTTTTTCGGTTTCGAGGTCTTTTTATCCTTGTCCTTGTTGGGCACGGTCTTTTTCACCAAAAGGTGCGGTGCGATCTCGCCCTCGAGGATCTTCTTGGCTTGCTGCAATTCCGCCAGATGCTCCGTGCTCATTGTCGGATACGTCATATCGAGCGACTCGAGCTTGCGGACTATGATCTCTGATATCGCGAGACGTGTAAACCATTTCTTGTCCGCCGGGATCACGTACCACGGGGAGTGATCGGTCGAGGTCGCCTCCATCGCGTCCTCGTATGCATTCATATAATCGTCCCAAAAGACACGTTCCTTGGCATCGCCGGCCGAAAATTTCCAATTCTTCTCGGTGATATCGATCCTTTCAAGAAAGCGTTTCTTCTGCTCGTCTTTGGAAACGTGCAGGAAAAACTTGATCACGTGAGTGCCGTTTTCGGTGAGATGCCGTTCCCAG
This is a stretch of genomic DNA from Chloracidobacterium sp.. It encodes these proteins:
- a CDS encoding VWA domain-containing protein, with amino-acid sequence MENGSKNKKTLTGLAARLGRLPSDKKRAALETSAALAGVSLRVSRKFVEAVPRAAKLLSADDLRLWGEVGRRLAMGSADVGAAFFADGVAGLKPVPENSRAAVFQICTRQLVLSSSIALETFRAVPEIAREVDDEQLLAEIFAVAFEIAQRSAKHSAEFLQHTPAVAAAIRANGDNGEVAAAAIALARQFAERTGGMTADLWSGLPDTLAKVSSDNAVKLLHCAGQFLEFGGSVTLHFVSSGGDVLGACESAFDDWTLVARTVARHGNAVLIAFLRTTPKVIAALTRNKREDHSQAVGRVLQLTAKIAETDAESALAAFKSSAAALRTVSLEQFEEWVETGIKERSGDSSKARRSYFALETRESNSRLQRARLGLPLEKVQSVLRMYVEALTGKEVEVAPITEIPQESRIGDGKTIYLPSAVAEFEDDEMDFRLYKVLAAHGAGQIEFGTFEKDTDGLKAAFTELSELYEATADQTDAFSLAGYIEDVQKGERALSNDEIAAEKRRKKKKLPKGSDYRDVLTTFPEPRLARKIFGTMENARIDGRLRGVYRGLRKDLDLMQKFLRENRPYIFDLPMHQVPFELLFQITMCGGATDDARKFYGQVVSEIEAIIEKYVAFDRRGDRVTTVADSIMATSRIYTLFQTVTPEQNQDAESEQTDDNSEFAYDDKDAAEAVTEDQVKREKPKEAKDVSDLFNAWNSLDDEGEPDELQGSEAWSQSEMPEQALESDDVAFAYDEWDRELNDYRVGWSRVIEKRVKQGDRTFVELARSRYRGVIASIRHQFQLMKPENLTRVNREIDGEDYDLNALVEFVVDRRADGRQSENIYTKKLRRQRDVAVSLLLDQSSSTARTITRNPLQPYTHPGRRIIEIEKEGLVLMSEALEAVGDVYSIAGFTSEGRRNVKFYVVKDFDEKYSEEIERRIGGITFQNNTRLGAAIRHAAHKLLRQESRTKLLIILTDGRPYDHDYGDARYAREDVREALTEAKMSGITPFCITVDRESEAELRDLYGDVGYTIIDDVLSLPERMPNIYRRLTS
- a CDS encoding PQQ-dependent sugar dehydrogenase — encoded protein: MEKLRITLLGMFCCSLLFAACGNAATGFGENQVFESHAKDARFRVETIASGLEIPWGFAWLPNKDLIFTERPGRVRIIQNGKLRAEPVFVVPDVEPSGESGLMDISLHPDFAKNRFIYLAYSYNKEGKRVKVMRYKYADGKFTEPKVIVEDVPGAPNHAGMRCRFGPDGKLYVTTGDSTDWSLAQKLESLAGKTLRLNDDGTIPSDNPFIKTAAARPEIWSYGHRNAQGLAWQPGSGLMFQTEHGPSSFEGKGSGGDEVNIVEAGNNLGWPDIHHNEKREGMISPLLEYSPACAPGSGMFYNGSAFPAFKGNFFFGCLRGARITRVTLDGRRVTAQENLLEGIVGRIREMSEGPDGYIYFSTSNRDGRANPAKDDDRIMRLVPAK
- a CDS encoding ABC-F family ATP-binding cassette domain-containing protein; this encodes MNIVSLENVSKNFGFKPLFENVTLGLEDRDKIGIIGANGSGKSTLLKIIAGLEEPDTGRVVRAKGKSLAFLSQNPQFDDQLTVLETIFASSSGVMQTIRDYEAVCHDLAAGQHDAATLQRMSDLQHELDTSGGWEVEANARAVLTRLEITDTSAKMGTLSGGQRKRVALAHELIFKPDILILDEPTNHLDADTIEWLEEYLSRYTGVLLLVTHDRYFLDRVTSRIFEVDRGAIQNFNGNYAYYLEKKAEQDTLREVEGHKRDQLIKKELAWLRRGAKARTRKSKHRIEAAHTLMAIPKEQAKGEVDIAIGSKRLGSKVIEFNNISKSYGDATLIDGFTYLLKRDDRIGIIGANGSGKTTLLDIITGRIEPTGGEIEMGTTVHIGYYDQESRALNDEQRVIDYIRDVAEYVTTNEGIQITAGKMLERFLFAPAAQYAVIGNLSGGERRRLYLLRILMGSPNVLLLDEPTNDLDIPTLIALEEYLDDFGGALIVVSHDRYFLDRTIESVFRFEPGGHVREYTGDYSAYLERREVEEAQLKDQGSVKPPEKPLAVPAAEKPKGKKLSFKELREYEELEIRIAQTEKRLPEIDTDLAAAASDAGRVHELFVEQQKLNDRLEIDMARWADLAERHDA
- a CDS encoding HAD family hydrolase, which translates into the protein MHRPETVFLFDVDNTLLDNDSVTEDLRAFLEDEVGKDRSDHYWEIFEKLRNERGYADYLGALQRYRIANPYDSHLLAMSTFLINYPFADRLFPYSLEVIKHCRTMGKVVILTDGDVVFQPRKIESSGLFNAVDGNILIYVHKEQELADVERRYPAEHYVLVDDKVRILTAIKNIWGERVTTVFPRQGHYALDTEQVAKYPAADITVERIGDILAIESF
- a CDS encoding ATP phosphoribosyltransferase encodes the protein MKLKIALQKQGRLADGSADMLQRCGIRFSKGLGKLRAEAYDFPLEIYFLRDDDIPSYVADGVADIGIVGENVLAESPVSVDTIERLGFGRCRLSIAVPKAFDYTALADLAGRRVATSYPTILHKYFSERGVAADIHEISGSVEIAPSIGVADAVCDLVSSGSTLFSNGLREVETVMSSEAVLIARQTLGGEQQDILDQLLFRIRSVKAASQNKYILLNAPTQRADEIRAILPGMRSPSILPLAEPGWVSMHSVVGEADFWEVVDALKRAGAEGILVLSIDQMIR
- a CDS encoding FHA domain-containing protein, translating into MKTATLHIDAPDGVRVVTLDDELTIGRTMPSQLVLSDSGLSRKNTTIFRDEDEILVVDEDSTNGTFLNGERISGAPRRLTSGDKLSIGSSTTIRVEIEGVPSAITPPPAPAEASLPTPLPTLTPAAPTVAAESGDSQTKMLIAAGALTFLIVFGALIALLVVTRNGGGGGTAANGGTTRPVLASGLIPKRVIDPLGGEDEDDLDDLIASWETEEKELDTTSVADITADPTKTEDADLNVTSAFLAAQERKSLEARSGETGIRPAGLDVPKELFGDGVIKQKAKLTQMKSTGYLQPMDFAELADKRLKQELIEMPMATKSFYLVVGGSAGEGPFTSFNFQTGNAEIAQGSPKYKTLEQLAANFGGQKYDVNNSADRKQMRIRLLRMFNKRAKPVLEEVANAYLEKFGRPLRVTSLTRSMDYQISLNATNANSFKVRGEGSLPPHTSGCAFDLARKHMTADEQNFVMAKLAEMERANKLDALIEYGTNACWHIFIYFDGVPPRM